CTATCAAATaccatatatttatagtagaaaAATAGAAGTTCCTTTCACTTCCTCcacttataattaaaagaaacGGAATTAACTTCCTACAATCAAAacctataaatatgaaaaaaaatgtttaaaaaactgaataattaatttcattgattGGTGGAATCAAGACGTTATAGGGGACACAAATTATTTCTTATAATAAGATATAACTTAATATTTgtactttcttttcttcttggaaatattaatttttgtttaattataagcTAGCTGCAATAGTGATgcacattaaaaaatagtatatttgcTTCTATGATcgatatgtttattttttaaagtacGAATTGTATAGTTCCATGTCATAATCAATACAGAGAAGAGAATGAAAGGTTAAATTGAggaatgaatttgaatatatatatatatatatatatatatatataggattgtgatcaattgaaattttttatgttaattgagaaatgagatgcaatatcaaccactcatttttattaaatgagtggtccagattttccacatggaaaatatctttagattaattaattatgaaagggcagaatggaaatatcatagtaaattttattcaataaatatttttttaaaatttttaatttaaattttttattaattttttttaaaaaaatttaaattattttttatttttttaaaatttttttaaatttttttttcatttttttttatttttttatcttttaaaatttttatttttcaactacatatacaattcatgtcaactacacacatataatgtcaactatgtgtacaatccatgtcaaccacacacacaattcatgtcaactacacacatataatgtcaattatgtgtacaatccatgtcaactacatatacaattcatgttaactacacaataatgtcaactacatgtacaattcatgtcaaatagtatttattgaataaagttgttgacatttgatgtgtagttgacatgaattgtaaatatagttgaaaaaaaaatttaaaaaaaataataaaaaaaaaatttaaaaaaaatttaaaaaaaatataaaaaattaaaaaaaaataaaaattttaaaaaatttaaaaaaattacaattatgcccctctgttgacataaactgttgacatttcacaaatattctggatgagtggcctatattgcatctcatttctcaatttagctaaataatctcaatctaacaagaccctatatatatatatatataaacttttagaTAAGGATTACTAatcttttacaaaattatgaCATTATTGAAATcgatatactatatataataatgggcatttgttatatattgtttGCGGATTGAATGCctagttaattaaaaaaaaagtaacggccaaattaaaatgagttttTAACGCTCATCACTCTTACATTGTAACTGAAATCACGTAGctatattcatattttgcaTCTATTATATTGGCCGCAGTAtaatttcattcatttctacattgattataaaatattctatatatattgaaattcatCTCATAGCTTATAAACATTCCAAAATAAGGCTAAAACTTGCCTTTTATGtcatttatttagatttttgaggggacatttttttagtttgtgaaCTTTCCcaaatatcatttttggtccttaacacttggaaatatttttttgaggtGGAATTTTGGacgtttttgaaaaataatgcacaaattgTTCTCTTTGGTGTGGTGACAATATAATgtaaatacatatatacaatatGGTGATAACTATATGTTTCTGCATGTAATAGCCATTGGAAGGAATTAGTTATTCCATGAATATTCACATTGATCCCATAACTTATTAATATTTCCAAATGAGgataaaacttataaatatttcaaaagaaggccaaaactcgccttttatacatgtatagatttttggtaatgttgaaaaatcaaaacagcTTCCTATATTGTcttatatattacttttaataacattgaaaattaaatataataattatgtttgaaTTAATTACACAATCCATTAATCTCTTTAATTGGtaatcaattaatattgaataatTCCATTAATTCAGAATCGATGAACAATAGcaataaagaaattttaaaaaatacagtaATAGATTAGAATgcaattatgaaattaaaaattcaataagaAATGGAATCCAGAATCGCATATCCTCATGTAGCCTTGCCTCACCGTCTACCGGCCTCCATCTCCACCTCCATCTATCTCCAATAACACTCATCTTATCTGCTCATCGTCCTGCCATCTTTTCCATCAGACCAGTGTGCCCCCAGTTGTAGGTAAgaacttcaaacaaaaatcaactaCAGATCTTATATTGCAATTTCGAGATATATTTGCATTCGTGAACAGTGCAAACACAACTTTGCGTTTACACTGTTGAAAATTGTAATCCGCAAGAGTTCATGACtataaaatttcacaaaatactCACCAGttccaaaaccaaaattggTAAAGGGAATGCTTCCATAGTTTCAATAGTTGACTAATGGTTGTAAGATCACTAAGGAGGtgaatttcatttcatatggtttcaattttcttcctcTGGTAAGAACACAAACAacaatattagtaatataataatCACACAAAAAGAGTGCGTAAAGTAGATGAATATAAAAGGATATAGCAAGAAtcatactaaattaaaattttcttattgCAAAAGTTCAGTGATAGCAATGGAAGAAGTTAGTGAGTGAGTGAATTagaagttagcaattgatatatatttatagccATAGATTTGAATCGTATCCATTAATTCACCATTTGTAATGGCGCTAATGTTAAGTGCTGTAACGAACAAATCCATTAttaagagaataaaaataattaatcattaaataatattataaaatcttAGAAGTTTTGAAACATCATATTTATAGCAATGATTTTACATTACTCTTTATCATCATATTTTTGTGTTCGTTAAACCTCATAAACTATGTTACATGttttaatattctattctatGCTTGCAATCATTCAAAATTAATGGtaaaaattgttaattgattGGTCCAAAGTGGCCATGGAATAGGCGGTTCCATGATTTCTCAATAGTcatgaaaaaatttataatgtaaaacGCCTAAACTTTATTTGCTTAAGTAAAAactttaataaaatcaatgaCAACTTCTCCTAATTTTCAGCTCTATTCTTGATTAAATCAAGAgtgaatttcaaaaatatcccTGGATTATGAGTTTATCTtgaaaatggtccctggattttaaaaatatcaccagtagtacctggactaagggttaatataaaaaacggtcattttgcactgtttcgatacgaaaatgcccttttgaggggtttttggaggtttgggcaatttggtctttttatacttttaacattttaaatctgatattatttaagttatgtactaaatctgatattattacaaaattatcattcttcttcccttttgtcatccttcactttgtttctttatttcaatattagatttaattttagaaaattaaattttaaatttcagtttttaaatatcaataaatttttaaataacaaaaattaatagtcataatcaatatttgatagtgtttaatatttaatcaataagatattttaacgccttagttttaatcaatatttaatagctttaatcataaatagatcatataacacgatttattctgaaataaatatgcatctaatgtaagactaatttaattttcgtttattaatttgaaaacaatcaaaatgactagaaaatttcaacaaaattactcctatataaaatttttagtcaacttcataatattcaatcacaggcaattataacaaccgaacgaaggctaaataaaatagctcttatttttccatcatgattaatattatttttctgtacttcttcaattcaactgaatattatattaaataataaaaattaattattttaatcaatatttatagtgtccatgaattaatagttttaattgaaaaaatttattgatatttaaaaactgaaatttaaactttaattttataaaattaaatctaatattgaaataaagaaacaaagtgaaggatgacaaaagggaagaagaatgataattttgaaataatatcagatttagtacataactgaaataatatcagatttaaaatgttaaaagtataaaaagaccaaattggcCAAACTCCCAAAAACTCCttaaaagggcattttcgtctcaaaacagtgcaaaatgatcgtttttttatattagccTTTAGTCCAGGGACAACTGGTGATATTTATAAAGTCTAGAGActattttcgagataaactcATAGTCTAAGaatcattttttaagttcacTCTTAAATCAATGACCGTTTCCCTCCTGTATTCTTGGATTTCTTTCATTGGCTAACTTCAATTTACACGTTTTTAGGAATACAAATATTCATGACTGAATTATAAAGTCCTATTAAATATGTATGGCAGTTACTTTACATTTATGCATAGTTATTATTAGTGATCATTGTATACATACTCATGTAACCGAAGACAATTGTAGGAACAATTTATAGTATACTAATATTTCTAAACCAAAAACGTATGGTGCAAAGTTTTTTGAAACGTAACGccgaaatttataaattttctagaATAAGACTAATactttaatatactaatatttctaAGCCAAAAACGTATGGTGCAAAGTTTTTGAAAAGTAACGccgaaatttataaattttctagaataagactaatactttaaaagtatgacctatatcccaccaactttttcaattcactttctattatattttttaaaattcgtgtcgaatCAAAGTGTGTGAATATTTGGGAGACGAAGgtagtaaatatttttaaaaaaagccAAAACTCACCTTTTATGTATAGACCTATAGATTTcgtttgttatttttcaaataaaatattttcaccaAAACTTATTCGTATATTGTTATTGTTGGTAGAAAGTAAAAACACCTTTGATcctatattatactccatctgtcctatttaaaatgaaatatttaggaatcggcacgagattttatgtggtgttattttgtgagttaatgaagagagaataaaataagagagatgaataaaaaaaaatgtttcatttttaatgggacagatggagtatatatatattgagttTATAAGAAAACCCCCTTATTCCCATGCACCGAACGAACCCTTAACATGGAGAGGACACTCGACGAGGAGCGCGGATGCGTCGGCGGCGAATCGCCCGTACAAGATCTCATGCGCGATGTACAGGCGCAAGTTGAGATCCTCGATTCCGAGCATGATCGCGCATCTGCTGTAAACGCCATCCACGTACTGTCAGAGCTCGCGAAGAACGGTACTGGAACGATGaaatcaatcataaaaaacCTCTAATTTTGTCTAATTGAGAGTGCCCTAGGGTTTCGATAATTCAATTGTAGATGATAGAAATCAGTGGGGGTTATATATGAATATGTGTTCCATTTAATGTTTTAATCCGTTCGACCAAGTTTTCATGTGCTGGATTGAGTTTAATTCTATGATCTCTGATGAAATTATGTGTTATGGTTGCAGAGGATATGGTGAATTTAATAGTTGATTGTAAGGCGGTTCCTGTACTGGTAAAGCATCTTCAGACTCCCCCTCTGCTGTTGAGGGACGGGGAAGGTGGTTCTAGGTCATATGAGTATGAAGTGGAGAAAAGAAGTGCTTTCACTCTGGGACTCCTAGCCATTAAAGTAAAGAGTTCTGATTCtatgtgtttttgttttcccCTCTGAATCAAGCAAAATTAATTGGTTTCTAAATTGTAATTTGCTAGATATTAAGATTTTGGGCTGAAATTGgcacattttttattaggtAGTATGCCTAATTAGTTCAATTTCTTTGATGCCAAACTATCATGTccttattttttgcattaaaaggATAAATGACAAACGATCATGGAACTATCCCTGAAAATGGCCTGCAAATAGATGAAAAATAGAGGAATGCTTGACTCTTTATATGGGAAATACAATAGTCTTTTGTCATTTCTGTTTTTGGCTTATTTCCGTGCACAACCATGGCAAgtatttgttgttatttgaCTGAATGGTGTGATGTTACTGCCATGCTTTATATATCTTAACTTTACAACACTATGCTTTCATTTGCATAGAAAGGTGTATGGAATGACTTGAGAAAGATATATCTTAAACatgataaattttcatttttataaaaaagacaGCTTATTGATAACTCAGAGTAAGCCGTGTGTATAGATATATGCTTACAAAATGGCGTCGGAAACTAATTTTGGGATTAACAGAAGATTTGCAGGAAAGTATTTGTTAAATGTGTTTCATGAAAGGATGACAGAATCAGAAAGATCTTAtgacatttattttttgttagttaAACCCAATCTTCTTTTGATATATATCATCTGTCCCTTCTGTTTGGTAGCCAGAGCATCAACAACTAATTGTTGATGCGGGAGCCCTACCCCATCTCGTGGATCTCTTGAAGAGGCATAGTGATGCTCCAAACTCTGGGGTGGTAAATGGTGTCATCCGGAGAGCGGCTGATGCAATCACTAACCTTGCTCACGAGAATAGCagcattaaaatccgtgttaGGTTGGTACTCAATACTTTATGGTGTGAAGCTTAAAAACTTTCCACCTAAAATCTGAAATCATGATTTCAGGATTGAAGGTGGCATCCCTCCTATTGTCGAATTGCTTAAGTTTGCTGACTCAAAGGTGCAGAGAGCAGCCGCAGGAGCCCTTCGTACTCTTGCCTTTAAGAATGACGAGAACAAGAATCAGGTActgttcttcttctttctctctctcaactcATATGTTATCAAGCTTTTTCTAATCGTTTGATTATTTCAGATTTTGGAATGCAATGCTCTACCTACACTTATTCTAATGCTGCGGTCTGATGACACTGCTATACATTACGAAGCGGTTCGCTACTATTATATGTTCAGTTTTATGGTTTATTCTCAGTATACTTAAAAGTAATTTTCATGTTTACTGATGCTTGTAGTCACTGGAAATTGTCAGGTTGGCGTAATTGGTAACCTGGTCCACTCTTCCCCAAATATTAAGAAGGAAGTTCTGGTTGCTGGAGCCTTGCAGCCTGTCATTGGTTTACTTCGGTATGACCGTAGGTCCAAAGGAATATTAGCAATTCTATAAtaaactcataacttaattgcagAAGCCTTTCGTTTTCTCTATTCACTCTACTTTCAGAGAAGCAATGGAGTCACGTAGAATTAGTGTTATTTTCTTAgtggaaaaataaatcacgACTGGGAACTGCATTATCAAGTGCGGGCTAATGATGTTCATCCCTGATAAAACACTCTCACAATGCCCCTCATGTGTGAAGAATGCTTGGCTTGTACTATAGAATGAGTCTAATATTACCAAGTATTGTTATTTTGGTAGGTACTTGACTTTTAATAGCTCATACTCAAGTGAAGCAGTATGGAGGCTAAATAGATTTGAGCCATAGATCGATATACAAGTTGCTATTGGTTGACTTGACTTATAATATCTCATGATATGGTTTCTCATAGAAGGACTCTGCTTACTTTTCTGAAATTTAATGTTGCTAATTGACACATTGtcttatttattac
The nucleotide sequence above comes from Salvia hispanica cultivar TCC Black 2014 chromosome 5, UniMelb_Shisp_WGS_1.0, whole genome shotgun sequence. Encoded proteins:
- the LOC125188888 gene encoding ARM REPEAT PROTEIN INTERACTING WITH ABF2-like isoform X2 gives rise to the protein MERTLDEERGCVGGESPVQDLMRDVQAQVEILDSEHDRASAVNAIHVLSELAKNEDMVNLIVDCKAVPVLVKHLQTPPLLLRDGEGGSRSYEYEVEKRSAFTLGLLAIKPEHQQLIVDAGALPHLVDLLKRHSDAPNSGVVNGVIRRAADAITNLAHENSSIKIRVRIEGGIPPIVELLKFADSKVQRAAAGALRTLAFKNDENKNQILECNALPTLILMLRSDDTAIHYEAVGVIGNLVHSSPNIKKEVLVAGALQPVIGLLRSCCSESQREAALLLGQFAATDSDCKVHIVQRGAVPPLIEMLQSPDAELMEMSAFALGRLAQAGPHNQAVIAQSGGITPLLKLLESKNGSLQHNAAFALFGLADNEVTRDCVAKTLKRLGTKIHGQVLSHT
- the LOC125188888 gene encoding ARM REPEAT PROTEIN INTERACTING WITH ABF2-like isoform X1; translated protein: MERTLDEERGCVGGESPVQDLMRDVQAQVEILDSEHDRASAVNAIHVLSELAKNEDMVNLIVDCKAVPVLVKHLQTPPLLLRDGEGGSRSYEYEVEKRSAFTLGLLAIKPEHQQLIVDAGALPHLVDLLKRHSDAPNSGVVNGVIRRAADAITNLAHENSSIKIRVRIEGGIPPIVELLKFADSKVQRAAAGALRTLAFKNDENKNQILECNALPTLILMLRSDDTAIHYEAVGVIGNLVHSSPNIKKEVLVAGALQPVIGLLRSCCSESQREAALLLGQFAATDSDCKVHIVQRGAVPPLIEMLQSPDAELMEMSAFALGRLAQAGPHNQAVIAQSGGITPLLKLLESKNGSLQHNAAFALFGLADNEDNVADFISVGGVQKLQDGEFIFQVTRDCVAKTLKRLGTKIHGQVLSHT